From the Lathyrus oleraceus cultivar Zhongwan6 chromosome 4, CAAS_Psat_ZW6_1.0, whole genome shotgun sequence genome, one window contains:
- the LOC127135363 gene encoding RHOMBOID-like protein 1 yields MLSELLTNWKMHTHKFDEMLILVVIIVLDLALGTFPFGSNFSNIGGFTSGFLLGFVILTRRQHHWLNLNKSNTSQKQESYQYALRIISFVLLSVGLVGGGVLFFKGVDLNDYCSWCHYITCAPPSCKPGYISCEDYQIENKLNVTCLNNGRSGIFSLSNRNPDEQAEELCYRLCGK; encoded by the exons ATGCTATCAGAGCTTTTAACAAATTGGAAAATGCATACTCATAAG TTTGATGAGATGTTGATTCTTGTTGTGATCATTGTTTTGGACTTAGCTCTTGGAACTTTTCCATTTGGAAGTAATTTTAGTAACATTGGAGGGTTTACATCAGGATTTCTTCTTGGATTTGTCATTTTGACTCGCCGTCAGCATCATTGGCTTAATCTAAACAAGTCTAATACTTCCCAGAAGCAAGAATCTTATCAATATGCGCTTCGGATTATCTCTTTTGTGCTACTTAGTGTTGG ATTGGTCGGCGGCGGCGTCTTGTTCTTTAAAGGGGTGGACTTGAATGATTACTGCTCTTGGTGCCATTATATAACCTGTGCCCCTCCGAGCTGTAAACCAGGCTACATTTCTTGTGAG GATTACCAGATCGAAAACAAACTTAACGTGACATGTTTGAACAATGGAAGAAGTGGCATTTTTTCTCTGTCAAACCGTAACCCTGACGAGCAGGCTGAAGAACTATGTTATCGCCTTTGCGGTAAATAA